One genomic window of Sulfurovum lithotrophicum includes the following:
- the ilvC gene encoding ketol-acid reductoisomerase, protein MSTLNVYYDKDCDINIIKSKTVAMIGFGSQGHAHAENLRDSGVNVVVGLREGGSSWKKAEAKGFETLTVAEATAKADVVMILLPDENQAEIYENEIAPNLKSGATIAFGHGFNIHYGRIKPAADINVTMIAPKAPGHTVRSEFVRGGGIPDLIAVGQNPSGTTKELALSYASAIGGGRTAIIETTFKDETETDLFGEQAVLCGGTAALVQAGFETLTEAGYAPELAYFECLHELKLIVDLMFEGGIADMRYSISNTAEYGDYVSGKRVINEESKKAMKEILTEIQDGRFAKDFILEGQAGYPRMNAERNNDKEMLITKTGNKLRAMMPWISANKIVDQETN, encoded by the coding sequence ATGTCAACTTTAAACGTATATTATGACAAAGATTGTGATATCAATATCATTAAATCAAAAACAGTAGCAATGATCGGTTTTGGATCACAGGGGCATGCGCACGCAGAGAACCTCAGAGACTCCGGTGTAAATGTAGTCGTCGGTCTCAGAGAGGGCGGTTCTTCCTGGAAAAAAGCTGAGGCCAAAGGTTTTGAAACATTGACAGTTGCCGAAGCAACAGCAAAAGCGGATGTAGTTATGATCCTTCTTCCCGATGAGAACCAGGCTGAGATCTATGAAAACGAGATCGCTCCAAATTTGAAGTCCGGTGCAACGATCGCATTCGGTCACGGGTTCAACATCCATTATGGACGTATCAAGCCGGCAGCAGATATCAATGTTACTATGATCGCACCAAAGGCACCGGGTCATACTGTACGTTCCGAGTTTGTAAGAGGCGGTGGTATTCCTGACCTTATCGCGGTGGGTCAAAACCCAAGCGGTACAACCAAAGAGTTGGCACTTTCTTATGCTTCAGCTATCGGCGGCGGTAGAACAGCAATCATCGAGACAACGTTCAAAGATGAGACTGAAACGGATCTTTTCGGTGAGCAGGCAGTTCTCTGCGGTGGTACAGCGGCATTGGTACAAGCCGGTTTTGAAACATTGACTGAAGCAGGTTACGCACCTGAATTGGCATACTTCGAGTGTCTTCACGAGCTCAAGCTCATCGTTGACCTTATGTTCGAGGGCGGTATCGCAGATATGAGATACTCTATCTCAAATACAGCTGAGTACGGTGACTATGTTTCCGGTAAACGTGTTATCAACGAAGAGTCCAAAAAAGCGATGAAAGAGATCCTTACAGAGATCCAGGACGGTAGATTCGCCAAAGACTTCATCCTTGAAGGTCAGGCAGGATACCCAAGAATGAACGCTGAAAGAAACAATGACAAAGAGATGTTGATCACGAAGACAGGTAACAAGCTTAGAGCGATGATGCCGTGGATCAGTGCGAACAAAATCGTCGATCAGGAAACTAACTAA
- a CDS encoding glycoside hydrolase family 3 N-terminal domain-containing protein, producing the protein MKKIFFMVAVIAVTSLWAGFSLDQKIGQMLMVGFHGTSAPKNSQICQDIRKYHIGAVILFDYNPVDKSKPKNIANRQQLKKLTAQLQRCSYDGKLLIAVDQEGGKVQRLKSRYGFYGNFPKASDVIKMDQRQIKKTYGKMAKELKSVGINYDLAPVVDLDINSRNHVIHGLGRSFGKDPKTVAAYASTFIDAMHRYGVLTSLKHFPGHGSSVGDTHKGFVDVTNLWKKAELEPYRLLNKKADTVMVAHVFNQKLDARYPASLSNKTVNGLLRKKLAFNGVVITDDLQMGAISKKYGLRNTLKLAINAGDDMLLFGNQLDPNKTVSTKKLVETVKSLVKSGEVNKKTIDYAYGRIHNLKRKL; encoded by the coding sequence ATGAAAAAAATATTTTTCATGGTTGCGGTTATAGCTGTAACATCACTTTGGGCCGGGTTTTCCCTGGACCAGAAGATAGGGCAGATGCTCATGGTAGGGTTTCACGGAACCTCTGCACCCAAAAACAGTCAGATCTGTCAGGATATCCGTAAATACCATATCGGTGCGGTCATACTGTTTGATTACAATCCTGTCGATAAAAGCAAACCCAAGAATATCGCAAACAGACAACAGCTGAAAAAACTGACTGCCCAACTGCAAAGGTGCTCTTATGACGGAAAACTTCTGATCGCTGTGGACCAGGAAGGGGGAAAGGTACAGCGTCTCAAAAGCAGATACGGTTTTTACGGCAACTTTCCCAAGGCATCCGATGTGATCAAGATGGATCAAAGGCAGATCAAAAAAACGTATGGGAAAATGGCAAAGGAGCTCAAATCTGTGGGGATCAACTATGACCTTGCTCCGGTGGTCGATCTGGATATCAATTCCAGAAACCATGTGATCCACGGGCTTGGGCGCTCTTTCGGGAAAGACCCAAAAACAGTCGCGGCTTATGCAAGTACCTTCATCGATGCGATGCATCGTTACGGGGTACTGACATCGCTGAAACATTTTCCCGGACACGGCTCTTCCGTGGGTGATACACATAAAGGATTTGTCGATGTGACGAACCTGTGGAAAAAAGCGGAGCTGGAACCCTATAGGCTACTGAACAAAAAAGCCGATACCGTCATGGTCGCGCATGTTTTCAACCAAAAACTAGATGCCAGATACCCGGCAAGCCTTTCGAATAAAACTGTCAATGGCCTTTTGCGGAAAAAACTCGCTTTCAACGGTGTGGTCATCACCGATGATCTGCAGATGGGGGCTATCAGCAAAAAGTACGGTTTGAGAAATACGCTCAAGTTGGCCATCAATGCGGGGGATGATATGTTACTTTTTGGCAACCAGCTTGACCCAAACAAAACGGTGAGTACCAAAAAACTTGTAGAAACAGTTAAGTCACTGGTTAAAAGTGGCGAAGTGAATAAAAAGACTATTGACTATGCGTACGGGCGCATTCATAATCTGAAGCGAAAACTGTAA
- a CDS encoding TlpA family protein disulfide reductase encodes MKKIILSVLMLLSLSTFSQASSQPVMKITDINGVTHQITGTDQGLNIKGLEGKIVFIEFFGHRCPPCLASIPHLIDLQKKYKDKLAIISVEVQGLNNAQLKQFAKEKGMNYIVVSDEKAGNFTNYIGQRAQWRGSIPFMVALDRKGNVQFVQAGMLPEASLVELIRQLDAIK; translated from the coding sequence ATGAAAAAAATAATATTGTCCGTACTAATGCTATTGTCACTTTCCACATTTTCTCAGGCAAGCAGCCAACCAGTAATGAAGATCACAGACATTAACGGTGTCACGCACCAGATCACAGGTACCGATCAGGGCTTGAATATCAAAGGACTGGAAGGCAAGATCGTCTTTATAGAATTCTTCGGGCACAGATGTCCTCCCTGTCTCGCTTCGATCCCACACCTGATCGACCTGCAAAAAAAGTACAAAGACAAACTGGCTATTATCTCTGTTGAAGTACAGGGATTGAACAATGCACAGCTTAAACAGTTCGCCAAAGAAAAAGGGATGAACTATATTGTCGTTTCAGATGAAAAAGCAGGTAACTTCACAAACTATATTGGGCAAAGAGCGCAGTGGAGAGGGAGTATTCCTTTCATGGTTGCACTGGACAGAAAAGGTAATGTACAGTTCGTACAGGCAGGAATGCTTCCGGAAGCTTCTCTTGTGGAACTCATCAGACAACTTGATGCCATCAAATAA
- a CDS encoding divergent polysaccharide deacetylase family protein, which translates to MTKKRSTPSKATGKKQSTKKRTVRKKKKKSSFKKGLVFLLVLFVMVSLVAFGYYLGQQDKVSSGAKSTQKVSHKKAEHHKKISRVFSNIKTKKPVKAKTDAPVKKEQLSAVSESKEKVALACRAKKPKLVIIIDDVSKQRQLNRIRALKIPVTPSIFPPSHLSMSSHTLARGLKHYMIHLPMESGSRQFNKQYKTLRTSFSKAQMEARMKEIRRLFPTAVYINNHTGSVFTDDYQAMHTLYGIMKKEGFVFIDSRTIGSTKVRKIAHEYGDTYMARDIFIDNTQRIDYIHGQLKKAVRIAKKKGYAIAIGHPHKVTMQALSTAGNIFKDVEPVYIDQIFQK; encoded by the coding sequence GTGACAAAAAAAAGAAGTACTCCCTCAAAAGCAACAGGCAAAAAACAAAGTACTAAAAAACGGACAGTCCGAAAAAAGAAAAAAAAGAGCAGTTTTAAAAAAGGTCTTGTATTTTTGTTGGTACTTTTTGTTATGGTCTCCCTTGTAGCGTTCGGGTATTACCTTGGTCAGCAGGACAAGGTCTCTTCTGGCGCAAAAAGTACCCAAAAAGTTTCACATAAAAAAGCAGAGCATCATAAAAAAATATCCAGGGTTTTTTCCAACATAAAAACAAAAAAGCCTGTAAAGGCAAAAACAGATGCTCCCGTCAAAAAGGAACAGCTGTCGGCAGTTTCTGAATCGAAAGAAAAAGTAGCTCTGGCCTGCCGTGCAAAAAAACCGAAACTGGTGATCATCATCGATGATGTTTCCAAGCAGAGACAGTTGAACCGTATCAGGGCGCTCAAAATACCTGTAACCCCTTCCATTTTTCCTCCCTCCCATCTTTCAATGTCAAGCCATACCCTTGCCAGGGGACTGAAACATTACATGATACATTTGCCCATGGAGTCGGGAAGCCGACAGTTCAACAAGCAGTACAAGACACTCAGGACCTCATTTTCCAAAGCCCAAATGGAAGCGAGAATGAAAGAGATACGAAGACTTTTTCCTACAGCTGTTTACATAAACAACCATACCGGTTCGGTCTTTACGGACGATTATCAGGCGATGCATACGCTTTACGGCATTATGAAGAAAGAGGGCTTTGTCTTCATTGACAGCCGTACCATAGGCTCAACGAAAGTACGAAAGATCGCACATGAGTACGGAGATACCTATATGGCAAGAGATATTTTCATAGATAATACCCAGCGTATTGATTACATACACGGCCAGTTGAAGAAAGCGGTGAGGATCGCCAAAAAGAAAGGTTATGCCATTGCCATAGGACACCCCCATAAAGTAACGATGCAGGCCCTGTCCACTGCCGGCAATATCTTCAAAGATGTGGAACCGGTCTATATAGACCAGATCTTCCAAAAATGA
- a CDS encoding DNA-processing protein DprA, whose translation MSALVPFTVPELEKMKKYPPELFFKGDLSLLKRPKVSIVGTRRPSNYTREYTYMLANALAKRGVCIVSGAAMGVDGIAHEGAGFGNTIAVVGNGLDIRYPVVHKQMIEAIETEGLMLSQFNDGFRATGWSFVVRNELVVALGDVLVVTEADLKSGSMRSVEFALKMGKEIFVLPHRLGESIGTNALLQQEKARAITDIEVFASRFGQAVESNVEKDEFFYFCQNMPTFDQTVEKFGERVYEAELAGIISIENGLVRLQ comes from the coding sequence ATGAGTGCTTTGGTACCTTTTACTGTCCCGGAACTTGAAAAGATGAAAAAATACCCTCCTGAGCTTTTTTTCAAGGGAGATCTCTCCCTGCTTAAGCGTCCCAAAGTCTCTATTGTCGGAACCAGGCGTCCAAGTAACTATACCAGAGAGTACACCTATATGCTGGCAAATGCTTTGGCAAAAAGAGGGGTGTGTATTGTCAGCGGTGCTGCGATGGGTGTGGATGGGATCGCCCATGAGGGTGCAGGATTTGGAAATACCATTGCCGTTGTCGGGAACGGCCTGGATATACGCTACCCTGTGGTACATAAACAAATGATAGAGGCCATAGAGACTGAGGGTCTGATGCTCAGTCAGTTCAACGATGGTTTCAGGGCTACAGGATGGAGTTTTGTCGTGCGAAATGAACTTGTTGTGGCGCTTGGAGATGTACTTGTGGTGACTGAAGCAGACTTGAAAAGCGGTTCGATGCGCTCAGTGGAGTTCGCTTTGAAAATGGGAAAAGAGATATTTGTCCTTCCCCACAGACTGGGCGAAAGCATAGGAACAAATGCATTGCTTCAGCAGGAAAAGGCAAGGGCGATCACGGATATAGAAGTGTTCGCTTCGCGTTTTGGACAAGCTGTAGAAAGCAATGTGGAAAAAGACGAGTTCTTCTATTTCTGTCAAAATATGCCGACTTTTGACCAGACAGTTGAAAAGTTCGGTGAGCGTGTCTATGAAGCGGAACTTGCAGGGATTATAAGTATAGAGAACGGGCTCGTGAGATTGCAGTAA
- a CDS encoding NfeD family protein, which translates to MIEFLTQYISWWHWVILGILFIIIEMGTGTFITLGFGVAAITVGLLDLLIGMNFLVQVTLWLILSVAIIAFLFKYFKKQPTVSNTGQSDQGLDTLGTVTKRIEQHGRGKVRFDEPVLGNTVWHASANQTLDVGERVKIEAVNGQLIKVMPVSE; encoded by the coding sequence TTGATCGAATTTTTAACACAATATATCAGCTGGTGGCACTGGGTCATCCTGGGTATTCTTTTCATTATTATCGAGATGGGAACGGGTACTTTCATTACGCTTGGTTTCGGGGTCGCTGCGATCACAGTCGGCCTGCTTGACCTTCTGATCGGCATGAACTTTCTAGTACAGGTCACACTCTGGCTCATACTCTCCGTAGCCATCATCGCTTTTTTGTTCAAATATTTCAAAAAGCAGCCTACCGTTTCCAATACGGGCCAGTCCGACCAGGGGCTTGACACACTGGGAACTGTCACCAAAAGGATCGAGCAGCATGGAAGAGGCAAAGTAAGATTTGACGAACCCGTGCTGGGCAATACTGTCTGGCATGCCTCAGCGAACCAGACACTGGATGTGGGCGAACGGGTAAAGATAGAAGCAGTAAACGGGCAGCTCATCAAAGTGATGCCTGTTTCAGAATAA